Genomic segment of Lentimicrobium sp. L6:
AAATATTGGATATTGAACAGGTAAACAAAAAGTTCATGACTGTTTTTCCAAAAGACGTCCTGAAGAACATCAAAAATAACAATCCCAAATGGGAGACTATGGTATCGAATTATGTGAAAGACCAAATAAAAAGTAAAAAATTATTTGGTTATCAGGAATCAGAAGAATAATTCAATTTGATAGTGTATTAATGAGATTTTGGTATATTGTATGATTAAATATTTCATTATCTTTCACTCAACTACCCTCCTCTTTTACAGACTCTTAATGCAACTGTTTTAATATTTTTGATGTCTATCTATCATAGCAAATAATATACTTTTACCTCCAATAAAAATTATTATGAAAACATCAGATATTTCCCGTAAAATCTTTTTAGTATTAATTTCAATTAGCATTACTACTATATTGTTTTCCCAAGTTGAATTCAATTCTATTGGTTTAATTACAGAAGACTGTAAGGCTCCAAAGAATTTAGCTGCAAATTGTCACCCTGGTGGACCTGAAATTATTATTAATTGTGAAAACCCATATTCCATTAATCAGTGGCTACAACATGATAATGGAGTAAATACAATTGGGCTAGGTAGTAATTTAGAACTGTGGTTTGCAGCAAAATGGGACATTGAACAATTGCCCGTCATTGAAACAACTAAAATATATGCAGTCAAATTTTTTCCTAAAAACTCCATTTCATCGTTATATCTTCTTATTTGGCAGGGACCAAATGCAGGGAGCTTAATTTATGAACAAGAAATATCAGAGATAGAATATGATGAATGGAATACCTTTACACTATCTACCCCAATTCAAATTGATATAAATGAAGAACTACAAGTAGGATTTAGAATGATTTGTACAGAAAATGGAGCTGGAGCTGGAGAATATACTGACAATCCAAATTCAGATCTATTTTCAGCAGATGGTATTACTTGGCAGAGATTAGCAGACTTAGATATGCATTATAGCTGGAATCTTGGAGTTTATATATTTAATGATGAAATGCCAATGGATTTTCAAGGATATCAATTATACCGAGATAATACAATAATCAATACTGAGTTAATCCAAGACACAACATATATAGATTTAATCCCAGAAGGTACTTCAGCTTGTTATAAAGCCAAAGCAGTATATGATGATTGTGGTGAATCGGAATTCTCCAATATAGATTGTGAATCAATAATGG
This window contains:
- a CDS encoding T9SS type A sorting domain-containing protein; the protein is MKTSDISRKIFLVLISISITTILFSQVEFNSIGLITEDCKAPKNLAANCHPGGPEIIINCENPYSINQWLQHDNGVNTIGLGSNLELWFAAKWDIEQLPVIETTKIYAVKFFPKNSISSLYLLIWQGPNAGSLIYEQEISEIEYDEWNTFTLSTPIQIDINEELQVGFRMICTENGAGAGEYTDNPNSDLFSADGITWQRLADLDMHYSWNLGVYIFNDEMPMDFQGYQLYRDNTIINTELIQDTTYIDLIPEGTSACYKAKAVYDDCGESEFSNIDCESIMGLDKVIDNRMELFPNPVNNRVFVETHSPFSFITIYNHQGQVCFKKETPLTNKTQLDLSKLNNGFYFIELNNQGKMQKSKLFIQK